From the genome of Streptacidiphilus sp. PB12-B1b:
GTAACGAGTAGTCTTACGGCCCGTGAAAGTCCACTCATATGCTGGTTCAGCGCCCCAGCCTTGGATGCGGGCGACCATCTCGGTCGTGAGCTTTGGGACAAAGTACCGAGGATGAGAGGAGTTTGGCGGCGCATCGGCCACTCCGAGGGCGTCCACTCCAAGGGCACGCCAAGCTGCCTTCGCCCGTGTCGGTCCCAGGTCAGCGCCACCGTGCTTTTTGGAGCCGCCAACGATGGTCGGAGCAATGCCAGTCGCGCCCTTCGCCCAGTCGGCAGCTCCGGACCAACCATCTGCCGCCATTAGCTCATAAAGGGCGCTTCCCACAGACCCAACGAACGGCGATTCGTCTGGCCATTCGAACCACTGCGCATCTTCATGCCGCATAGCAACTAGGACGAAACGAGGACGCAGCTGAGGCGTCCCGTAGTCGCTGGCGTGCAGTAGCTTCCAGTCGGACCAGTAACCCAGTTCCTTCAGTCGGTCCTTGACGTGCTGACGGTAGGCCGAAAAACGTGGCATAGATAGGCCGCGTACGTTTTCCAGGAGAAGCGCCCGCGGCTTTACATTGCCCGCAAGTTCAACGGCCCACGCAAAGAGATCACGTTCGTCCGCGGCGCCGAGCTGCTTACCGGCAATCGAAAACGGAGGGCATGGGACG
Proteins encoded in this window:
- a CDS encoding DNA cytosine methyltransferase yields the protein MADLSALEICAGAGGQALGLELAGFDHALAVELDQNAVATLRANREWDVRSGDVADESVWNPKEYVGIDLLAGGVPCPPFSIAGKQLGAADERDLFAWAVELAGNVKPRALLLENVRGLSMPRFSAYRQHVKDRLKELGYWSDWKLLHASDYGTPQLRPRFVLVAMRHEDAQWFEWPDESPFVGSVGSALYELMAADGWSGAADWAKGATGIAPTIVGGSKKHGGADLGPTRAKAAWRALGVDALGVADAPPNSSHPRYFVPKLTTEMVARIQGWGAEPAYEWTFTGRKTTRYRQIGNAFPPPVARAVGTSIANALNRKGQPKDVADVENEVMHDHLYLALKATSTFLTERELVKLSGEKIDSATFERRMATLARDFVIDEVEQIEGRAYQLTGFKGFTGQADHERHARFAEERSRIS